Proteins from a single region of Belliella baltica DSM 15883:
- a CDS encoding HPF/RaiA family ribosome-associated protein, protein MNYTENYKGVKIDVQSPNLDVSQEIQSEIRNCINKLSKFTNDINALDVYFKAEGQGGSATTTVGMRVGIPGPDVFAEEKGENWVGMLKSVTDKNIRQIQKNK, encoded by the coding sequence ATGAACTACACAGAAAATTACAAAGGTGTAAAAATTGATGTTCAGTCTCCAAATTTAGATGTGAGCCAAGAAATTCAATCTGAAATAAGAAATTGTATCAATAAACTTTCAAAGTTCACTAATGACATCAATGCTCTTGATGTCTATTTCAAAGCAGAGGGTCAAGGTGGATCAGCCACGACAACCGTTGGAATGCGTGTTGGAATCCCAGGACCTGATGTATTTGCAGAAGAAAAAGGAGAAAACTGGGTTGGAATGCTGAAATCTGTGACTGATAAAAACATCAGACAGATTCAGAAAAATAAATAA
- a CDS encoding rhomboid family intramembrane serine protease, with the protein MELSTTVVLIVITVMTSYWGFKNPSILDRWMFTPYLIKNKNQYDRFVLSGFIHKDSMHLLFNMFTFYFFGGAVEQFLLYRLGFIPGTVVFVLFYVAAIVIADVPTFLKHQNHSFYRALGASGGVAATVFASIILMPLSDICLFGIICLPGFALGILFLIYSVVQAKKGNDGVNHDAHLYGALIGIVFILIISPSSALNFINEIKSFRLF; encoded by the coding sequence ATCAACGACGGTGGTCCTTATAGTGATCACCGTTATGACTTCATACTGGGGGTTCAAAAATCCATCGATACTTGATAGGTGGATGTTCACACCTTACTTAATTAAGAATAAGAATCAATATGACAGGTTCGTTCTTTCTGGATTTATCCATAAGGACAGCATGCACTTGCTGTTCAATATGTTCACCTTTTATTTCTTTGGAGGTGCAGTGGAGCAATTCTTATTATACCGTTTAGGTTTTATCCCTGGTACAGTTGTGTTTGTGCTATTCTATGTAGCAGCAATTGTGATTGCAGATGTTCCAACATTCCTGAAGCATCAAAATCATAGTTTCTACAGAGCATTGGGGGCAAGTGGAGGAGTAGCAGCGACAGTTTTTGCAAGTATCATTCTAATGCCGCTTTCGGACATTTGTCTGTTTGGTATTATTTGCCTTCCAGGTTTTGCATTGGGAATTTTATTTTTGATTTATTCTGTGGTACAAGCCAAAAAAGGTAATGATGGCGTCAATCATGATGCCCATTTATATGGGGCATTAATTGGTATTGTATTTATTTTAATTATTAGCCCAAGTAGTGCGCTTAATTTTATTAATGAAATTAAAAGCTTCAGGTTATTTTAA